The proteins below are encoded in one region of Oncorhynchus kisutch isolate 150728-3 linkage group LG14, Okis_V2, whole genome shotgun sequence:
- the LOC109903374 gene encoding GATA zinc finger domain-containing protein 1: MPLGLKPCCAVCKTNSSSMWKKGNQGEILCNNCTGKSTSSGASGPSASSNTQQNNVGGKQSKQEIHRRSARLRSTKYKNPATEKKVSTKGKGRRHIFKLKNPIKAPESVSTIITSESVFYKGVYYQIGDVIKVTDEDDGRPYYAQIRGFVQDQYCEKSAALTWLIPTQASPKDLFDPATYIVGPEEDFPRKMEYLEFVCHAPSEYFKSRSCPFPTIPIRPEKGYIWTHIGPTPAIAIKASFGNSN; the protein is encoded by the exons ATGCCGCTGGGTTTGAAACCATGTTGCGCTGTCTGCAAAACAAACTCATCGTctatgtggaaaaagggaaaccAAGGAGAGATCCTGTGCAATAACTGTACGGGGAAGAGCACCAGCAGTGGAGCATCTGGACCCTCTGCGTCCTCCAACACACAGCAGAATAATGTCGGGGGCAAGCAG TCTAAACAAGAGATCCACAGGAGATCAGCACGGTTGAGGAGCACCAAGTACAAAAACCCTGCTACCGAAAAAAAGGTCTCTACCAAAGGAAAAGGAAGAAGACACATCTTCAAACTAAAAAAT CCAATCAAAGCACCAGAATCTGTTTCCACTATCATCACATCAGAATCAGTCTTTTACAAG GGTGTGTATTATCAGATAGGAGATGTCATCAAAGTTACAGATGAGGATGATGGGAGGCCATACTATGCACAGATCAGAGGTTTTGTCCAGGACCAATACTGTGAGAAAAGTGCAGCCTTGACTTGGTTGATACCAACCCAGGCCAGTCCTAAGGACCTGTTTGATCCTGCCACTTACATTGTTG GTCCAGAGGAGGATTTTCCCAGGAAGATGGAGTACCTGGAGTTTGTGTGCCACGCCCCCTCGGAGTACTTCAAGTCCAGGAGCTGTCCTTTCCCCACCATTCCTATCCGTCCAGAGAAAGGCTACATCTGGACCCATATTGGACCCACGCCAGCCATCGCTATCAAAGCATCTTTTGGCAACAGCAATTAG